One Ardenticatenales bacterium genomic region harbors:
- a CDS encoding zinc ribbon domain-containing protein, translated as MKETRTCPTCHTHLEADAEICPECEQEFCPVCLAALADSATRCDACGVEFDLVCPECEEIVPANVNVCPTCGFVFDEEAAEEMEVTTSPVSVALGAAAPAVVGGTVARPFHEDARCPTCEAPVSLEDGFCRECGQAFCTRCNQAVDDEDEVCPHCGADLFFDCPLCDFELTAGTEICPNCGALFPNYCTHCRQPLQHGDVICLYCEEPVTIMQRKSARVVHAIRMAEGMVQIVACPACGEQFNAGISTCPNCSFRLCPNCQIHLEPEEAICPRCGEDPEKVIRPPDPVLRCPMCRQLINAGMDQCPHCQQLLCPECLAPVSADDLSCPQCGIDFELYCPQCDAVVAADADSCPECGFVF; from the coding sequence ATGAAAGAAACGAGAACGTGCCCCACCTGCCATACCCACCTGGAAGCCGACGCGGAAATTTGCCCCGAATGCGAGCAAGAGTTTTGCCCGGTCTGTTTGGCGGCGCTGGCGGATTCAGCCACACGCTGCGATGCCTGCGGCGTGGAATTTGACCTGGTGTGCCCGGAATGCGAAGAAATCGTGCCCGCCAACGTGAATGTTTGCCCGACGTGTGGCTTCGTCTTTGACGAGGAAGCGGCGGAAGAAATGGAAGTAACAACCTCTCCCGTCAGCGTGGCTCTGGGCGCGGCGGCGCCGGCGGTGGTGGGGGGCACGGTGGCGCGTCCGTTTCATGAGGACGCGCGCTGCCCTACCTGCGAGGCGCCGGTGAGCCTGGAAGATGGCTTTTGCCGCGAGTGTGGGCAGGCGTTTTGCACGCGCTGCAACCAGGCGGTGGATGACGAGGATGAGGTTTGCCCCCATTGCGGCGCGGATCTGTTTTTTGACTGCCCATTGTGTGATTTTGAGTTGACGGCGGGCACGGAGATTTGCCCCAACTGCGGGGCGTTGTTTCCCAACTACTGCACGCACTGCCGGCAACCACTACAACATGGCGACGTGATCTGCCTCTACTGCGAGGAGCCGGTGACGATCATGCAACGGAAGTCGGCGCGGGTGGTACATGCGATTCGGATGGCGGAGGGAATGGTGCAGATTGTGGCCTGTCCGGCGTGTGGGGAGCAGTTTAATGCCGGCATCAGCACCTGCCCCAACTGCTCTTTTCGCCTCTGCCCCAACTGCCAGATTCACCTGGAGCCGGAGGAGGCGATTTGCCCCCGCTGCGGGGAGGACCCGGAGAAGGTGATACGCCCGCCTGATCCCGTGTTAAGGTGTCCCATGTGCCGGCAATTGATCAATGCCGGCATGGACCAATGCCCCCACTGCCAGCAACTGCTCTGCCCCGAATGCCTGGCCCCCGTCTCCGCCGATGATCTCTCCTGCCCCCAATGTGGCATTGATTTCGAGTTGTATTGCCCGCAATGCGACGCCGTGGTCGCCGCCGATGCGGATAGCTGCCCGGAATGCGGTTTCGTTTTCTAG
- a CDS encoding Rpn family recombination-promoting nuclease/putative transposase, whose amino-acid sequence MTVFSRRLLHSRTYPVLFYHGREAWPFPSRLNSLFNAPEPFVEFVPNFRYQLIDLSQYADETIKGQALLSVGLLIMKYIFRSDLAQRLPGILALLSELAEQQTGIQYLYTILRYLSVSATSLNVADLRQTVRNLFATRGEEIMATIAEQWLEQGQQEGRQEGRQEGLLAGIELALELKFGLEGLALWPEIARISSLPQLQAIVAALRQVDTAGELREIVHRLASDEVEAS is encoded by the coding sequence ATGACCGTTTTTTCAAGAAGACTTTTACACAGCCGGACGTATCCCGTTCTGTTCTATCATGGACGGGAGGCGTGGCCTTTCCCGTCGCGCCTGAATAGTCTGTTCAATGCCCCGGAACCATTCGTGGAATTCGTGCCCAACTTTCGTTATCAACTGATAGATTTGAGCCAATACGCTGATGAAACGATCAAAGGTCAGGCTCTATTGTCCGTTGGCTTGCTCATCATGAAGTACATCTTCCGGTCAGACCTGGCGCAGCGACTCCCCGGCATTTTGGCGCTTCTGAGTGAGTTGGCGGAGCAGCAAACGGGTATACAATATCTTTACACGATCCTTCGCTATCTATCCGTTTCCGCTACATCGCTAAATGTGGCGGATTTGCGGCAGACGGTACGAAATCTGTTTGCCACACGTGGAGAGGAAATCATGGCTACAATAGCAGAGCAATGGCTGGAGCAAGGTCAGCAAGAAGGCCGGCAGGAGGGCCGGCAGGAAGGCTTGCTGGCGGGAATTGAACTGGCTTTGGAGTTGAAGTTCGGGTTAGAGGGTCTGGCACTGTGGCCGGAAATCGCGCGGATTTCATCGTTGCCACAGTTGCAGGCGATTGTTGCGGCTTTGCGCCAGGTAGATACCGCGGGAGAACTGCGGGAGATTGTCCATCGACTGGCAAGTGATGAGGTGGAAGCGTCATAG
- a CDS encoding NAD(P)/FAD-dependent oxidoreductase codes for MAPTQQQPHRVVIVGGGFGGLYAARALRSAPVAVTLIDRRNFHLFQPLLYQVATGGLSPGDIASPLRAVLARQKNCAVVQAEVVDVDPRRRRVVLRDGVVPYDTLILAPGVRHHYFGHDAWEESAPGLKSIEEALTIRRRIFLAFETAEREGDPARRAAWMTFVVVGGGPTGVELAGALGELARRTLRDDFRHIDPRKARIFLLEGQERILPAYHPTSATQATTALQRLGVTVRTRTLLTNMGPDGVTLVENGVEAFVPAKTILWAAGIKASPLGQRIAKHTGASLDNAGRLLVQPDLTLPEYPEILVIGDLAHVVGADGRSLPGVAPVAMQQGKYAADLIKARLQARPIPPFRYRDKGNLAVIGRNKAVAEIGRWRFSGIIAWLIWVFVHIAYLIEFDSRLLVLLQWAIDYFTRKRGARLITGDNAFPLLESFERENE; via the coding sequence ATGGCTCCAACACAGCAACAGCCACACCGCGTCGTGATTGTTGGGGGCGGATTTGGCGGACTGTATGCGGCGCGGGCGCTGCGTAGCGCGCCGGTGGCGGTCACGTTGATAGACCGGCGCAATTTTCACCTGTTTCAACCACTGCTCTACCAGGTGGCAACGGGTGGCCTTTCTCCCGGTGACATTGCCTCACCGCTGCGGGCCGTGTTGGCGCGACAAAAGAACTGCGCTGTTGTGCAGGCGGAGGTGGTGGATGTGGACCCGCGGCGGCGGCGGGTGGTGCTACGTGATGGCGTTGTGCCGTATGACACGCTGATTCTGGCGCCGGGCGTGCGTCATCACTATTTCGGCCATGATGCGTGGGAGGAGTCGGCTCCTGGATTGAAAAGCATTGAAGAGGCGTTGACGATTCGCCGCCGCATCTTTTTGGCTTTTGAGACAGCGGAACGGGAGGGTGATCCGGCGCGGCGGGCGGCGTGGATGACGTTTGTTGTCGTCGGCGGTGGCCCGACGGGTGTGGAGTTGGCCGGGGCGTTGGGGGAGCTGGCGCGACGTACGCTGCGTGATGATTTCCGCCACATTGATCCGCGAAAGGCGCGTATTTTTCTGTTGGAGGGGCAGGAGCGCATTTTGCCGGCATATCACCCCACCTCCGCCACGCAAGCAACAACAGCCCTACAGCGGCTGGGTGTGACCGTGCGCACGCGCACGCTGCTGACGAACATGGGGCCGGATGGCGTGACGTTGGTGGAGAATGGGGTGGAAGCGTTTGTGCCGGCAAAAACCATTCTCTGGGCCGCGGGTATCAAAGCCTCGCCCCTGGGTCAACGCATCGCCAAACACACCGGCGCTTCCCTGGATAATGCCGGCAGATTACTTGTCCAACCCGACCTCACCCTCCCTGAATATCCCGAGATCCTCGTCATCGGCGATCTGGCGCACGTCGTCGGCGCGGATGGCCGGTCCCTGCCCGGCGTGGCTCCCGTTGCCATGCAGCAGGGAAAATACGCCGCCGACCTCATCAAGGCCCGCCTCCAAGCCCGCCCAATCCCCCCCTTCCGCTACCGCGACAAAGGTAACCTGGCCGTCATCGGGCGCAACAAAGCCGTGGCCGAGATTGGCCGCTGGCGCTTCTCCGGCATCATCGCCTGGCTTATCTGGGTCTTCGTCCACATTGCCTACCTCATCGAATTCGACAGTCGCCTGCTTGTCTTGCTGCAATGGGCTATTGACTACTTCACACGCAAGCGCGGCGCGCGCCTGATCACCGGAGACAACGCCTTTCCTCTTCTGGAGTCATTTGAACGGGAGAACGAATAA
- a CDS encoding citrate synthase gives MSMETLTVTDNRTGHTYELPIQNGTIKAMDLRQIKVNSDDFGLMSYDPAFKNTASTKSTITFIDGDKGILRYRGYPIEQLAEHSTFLEVAYLILYGELPTQEKLAEWKHTITHHTLVHENLKSVIDGFRYDAHPMSILISSVSALGTFYPEAKNVEDRANRQLQIARLIAKMPTLAALAFRHSMGQPYAYPDNALGYTGNFLNMMFKLVEPRYDPNPILERALDILFILHADHEQNCGTNAMRSVGSSLVDPYSSIAAATAALFGPRHGGANEAVLHMLMEIGDAKRVPEYVERVKRREFRLMGFGHRVYKNYDPRAALVKATAHDVFKVTGANPLLDIALELERVALEDSYFVERNLYPNVDFYSGIIYQAMGLPLAMFPVMFAIPRTVGWLAQWEEMLNDSEQAIARPRQVYLGYDARDYVPADQR, from the coding sequence ATGAGTATGGAAACCCTGACCGTAACCGACAATCGTACCGGTCACACCTATGAACTGCCCATTCAGAATGGCACGATCAAGGCAATGGACTTGCGTCAGATCAAGGTCAATAGTGATGACTTCGGACTGATGAGCTATGATCCGGCGTTTAAGAACACGGCCTCGACAAAGAGTACCATCACATTCATCGATGGTGACAAAGGCATTCTGCGGTACCGTGGCTATCCGATTGAGCAGTTGGCCGAACACAGTACGTTTCTGGAAGTCGCCTACCTGATTTTGTACGGCGAACTACCGACACAGGAAAAACTGGCTGAATGGAAACACACCATCACCCACCACACGCTGGTTCATGAGAATCTTAAAAGCGTCATAGACGGTTTTCGCTACGACGCGCACCCGATGAGCATCCTCATCAGCAGCGTTTCCGCTCTGGGCACGTTCTACCCGGAAGCAAAGAACGTGGAGGACCGGGCCAACCGGCAATTGCAGATCGCCCGCCTCATCGCCAAAATGCCTACCCTGGCCGCGCTCGCCTTTCGTCACAGCATGGGGCAGCCCTACGCCTACCCGGACAATGCCCTCGGCTACACGGGCAACTTCCTGAACATGATGTTCAAGTTGGTGGAGCCGCGCTACGATCCGAATCCCATTCTGGAGCGTGCGCTGGACATTCTCTTCATCCTGCACGCGGATCACGAACAAAACTGCGGGACAAACGCCATGCGTTCCGTCGGCAGTTCCCTCGTCGATCCCTACAGCTCCATCGCCGCGGCCACGGCGGCCCTGTTTGGCCCCCGCCACGGTGGCGCGAACGAGGCCGTTTTGCACATGTTGATGGAGATCGGCGACGCGAAGCGCGTACCGGAGTACGTGGAGCGCGTCAAACGGCGCGAATTCCGCCTCATGGGTTTCGGCCACCGCGTTTACAAGAACTATGACCCGCGCGCCGCTTTGGTTAAGGCCACGGCGCATGACGTGTTCAAGGTGACGGGAGCCAACCCGCTGCTGGATATTGCACTGGAATTGGAGCGCGTGGCGCTGGAAGACAGCTACTTCGTTGAGCGCAATCTCTACCCGAACGTGGACTTCTATTCCGGCATCATCTACCAGGCCATGGGGTTGCCGCTGGCCATGTTCCCCGTCATGTTCGCCATCCCCCGCACGGTTGGCTGGCTGGCGCAGTGGGAAGAGATGTTGAACGACTCGGAGCAGGCGATTGCCCGTCCGCGCCAGGTCTACCTCGGCTACGACGCCCGCGATTACGTCCCCGCGGACCAACGCTAA